In Candidatus Defluviibacterium haderslevense, the following are encoded in one genomic region:
- a CDS encoding VCBS repeat-containing protein — protein sequence MDDVFLGGAAGSNCQLLIQNAAGSFVPSTSNPWMKYKASEVLDVHFFDADGDKDLDIYTASGSNEFPTGSNLYGDHLYLNQGKGVFTDATDRIPKLYFSKSVVRSSDIDLDGDLDLFVGGRLIPGKYGVSERSAILINNKGNFEDKTEAFIPELAKPFECVTDVCWIDLDKDKDEDLVIVGEWSPVRIFINEKSSFKEKSASYKTDSLFGWWNTIQKCDLNGDGNEDLVLGNLGTNIKFKASMVKPFYVYLNDFDQNGTWDTYLASRDPDGTLFPVRGRQCSSEQMPFISEKFSNYDQFAKASLEEILDGKMDGTVQKMATEFHSIILMNNGDGSFTKIELPAEAQISTVQSIAFYDFNQDGVKDILLGGNYYNREVETVRNDASVGQILLNVGGGQYAPLVNPVSGLKLFNDLREMRIIKIKDKSVIIGANNNEKLQAFRIKV from the coding sequence ATGGATGATGTATTCCTGGGAGGCGCAGCAGGTTCCAACTGCCAGTTACTCATTCAAAATGCGGCAGGATCATTTGTGCCTTCTACTTCAAATCCATGGATGAAATACAAAGCCAGTGAAGTTTTGGATGTGCATTTTTTTGATGCTGATGGCGATAAAGATCTGGATATCTATACTGCGTCCGGAAGTAATGAATTTCCTACGGGTTCCAATTTATATGGCGATCATTTATATTTGAATCAAGGGAAAGGTGTATTCACAGATGCTACTGATCGCATACCTAAATTATATTTCAGTAAATCAGTTGTACGATCTTCAGACATAGATCTGGATGGAGATCTGGATTTGTTTGTTGGCGGTCGTTTGATTCCCGGAAAATATGGCGTGTCAGAACGCAGTGCAATACTGATCAATAACAAAGGAAATTTTGAAGATAAGACCGAAGCGTTTATTCCTGAATTAGCGAAACCATTTGAATGTGTTACAGATGTTTGTTGGATTGATTTGGATAAGGACAAAGATGAAGATTTGGTTATCGTAGGAGAGTGGTCGCCGGTAAGAATATTTATCAATGAGAAATCTTCATTCAAAGAAAAATCTGCATCTTATAAAACCGACAGTTTATTTGGTTGGTGGAATACGATCCAGAAATGCGATCTGAATGGTGATGGTAATGAAGATTTGGTCCTTGGAAATTTAGGTACGAATATCAAGTTTAAAGCAAGCATGGTGAAGCCCTTTTATGTTTATTTAAATGACTTTGATCAAAATGGAACATGGGATACTTACTTAGCTTCAAGAGATCCTGATGGTACTTTATTTCCAGTACGCGGAAGACAATGTTCTTCTGAACAGATGCCTTTTATTTCTGAGAAATTTTCCAATTATGATCAGTTTGCCAAAGCTTCACTGGAAGAAATTCTCGATGGAAAAATGGATGGCACCGTACAAAAAATGGCTACTGAGTTTCACAGCATCATACTCATGAATAACGGAGATGGTAGTTTTACAAAAATAGAATTACCTGCAGAAGCACAAATATCTACGGTCCAAAGTATCGCGTTTTATGATTTCAATCAGGATGGTGTGAAAGATATATTGTTGGGTGGAAATTATTACAATCGCGAAGTAGAGACGGTGCGGAATGACGCCAGCGTAGGCCAAATACTACTCAATGTCGGAGGTGGGCAATATGCACCATTGGTGAATCCGGTATCAGGACTAAAATTGTTTAATGATCTTCGTGAAATGCGGATCATCAAGATTAAAGATAAGTCTGTAATTATTGGGGCGAATAATAATGAGAAGTTGCAGGCGTTTAGGATAAAGGTGTAG
- a CDS encoding CRTAC1 family protein codes for MNKTVKLYRINIIFILIFSIFELVSFTSCKQEKGQEVKKTSEGPLFERLKSSATGITFNNQLTETEELNALIYDGIYTGGGCAALDVNNDGLQDLIFISNQGPEKLYLNKGGFKFDDISKSAGIEGGNEWSGGVTIADVNADGWDDIYICNSFYLDPELRRNKLYINNKDNTFTNKAKEYGVDDPGFSTQGTFFDYDLDGDLDLYVVNQPPNHTATRNALMATNKPDFQYSDHLYKNNGNETFTDVSVQAGIQNFAYGLSATIGDFFNDGIPDIYVANDYEYGDYLYINKGDGTFINVANYALRHISNFSMGADAADINNDGFLDIFVADMTPEDHYRNKTNMAGMSSENFWKIVNAGNNYQYMFNTLQLNQGNGLFSEIGQMAGVAKTDWSWAAFFSDFDNDGNKDLFVANGILKDIRNRDFNSYAVKAFQDKSISRLKIMEKAPSVPLRNYMYRNDGGLHFTNMSKDWGFDEPTFSQGACYADLDNDGDVDMVVNNMNEEAFVYQNKTIEQHIGNGIRIKLVGEGKNLKSFGARVLAAYGEGKIQMAEIINARGYMSCSEPILHFGIGDYDHVDSIFVRWPSGKYMRVDNIKKNTVTTLYEKDATTTMEEQLLQIVPFILTDEITEECFKNAAHAENSYNDFKREVLIPYKQSTL; via the coding sequence ATGAATAAAACCGTGAAGTTGTACAGAATAAATATTATTTTTATTTTAATATTTTCCATATTTGAGTTAGTCAGTTTTACTTCTTGCAAACAAGAAAAGGGTCAGGAAGTAAAAAAAACCAGCGAAGGACCACTTTTTGAACGATTAAAAAGTAGTGCTACCGGAATCACATTCAATAACCAGTTGACCGAGACTGAAGAATTGAATGCCTTGATTTATGATGGGATTTATACAGGTGGTGGATGTGCTGCATTGGATGTGAATAATGACGGACTTCAAGATCTTATTTTTATTTCTAACCAGGGTCCTGAAAAATTATATTTGAATAAAGGCGGATTCAAGTTTGACGACATTTCTAAGTCTGCCGGTATTGAAGGTGGTAATGAATGGTCGGGCGGCGTTACGATAGCGGATGTGAATGCAGATGGATGGGATGATATCTACATCTGCAATAGTTTCTATTTGGATCCGGAATTGAGAAGAAATAAACTGTACATCAACAACAAGGATAATACCTTCACGAATAAGGCTAAGGAATATGGCGTAGATGATCCCGGATTCTCGACTCAGGGCACCTTTTTTGATTATGATCTGGATGGGGATTTGGATCTATACGTGGTTAACCAACCACCCAACCACACAGCAACCAGAAATGCACTCATGGCAACGAATAAACCGGATTTCCAATATTCCGATCACCTGTATAAAAATAATGGAAATGAAACATTTACGGATGTATCCGTACAAGCTGGAATACAAAATTTTGCTTACGGTCTGAGTGCGACGATCGGTGATTTTTTTAATGATGGAATTCCGGATATTTATGTTGCGAATGATTATGAATACGGAGATTATTTATACATCAACAAAGGCGATGGAACATTTATCAATGTAGCCAATTATGCATTACGACACATCAGTAATTTTAGTATGGGTGCTGATGCTGCGGATATCAATAATGATGGATTCCTGGATATATTCGTTGCAGACATGACCCCTGAAGATCATTATAGGAATAAGACCAATATGGCAGGCATGAGTTCTGAAAATTTTTGGAAAATCGTGAATGCCGGAAATAATTATCAATACATGTTTAACACCCTGCAACTGAATCAGGGCAATGGTTTGTTTAGTGAAATTGGACAAATGGCAGGTGTAGCGAAAACAGACTGGTCGTGGGCTGCATTCTTTTCCGATTTTGATAATGATGGAAATAAAGATCTTTTTGTTGCGAATGGAATATTGAAAGATATCCGCAACAGAGATTTCAATAGTTATGCTGTTAAAGCATTTCAGGATAAGAGTATCTCGAGATTAAAAATTATGGAGAAAGCACCTTCTGTTCCATTGAGAAATTATATGTACAGAAATGACGGCGGTTTGCATTTTACGAACATGTCCAAGGATTGGGGATTCGACGAACCAACATTTTCTCAGGGTGCCTGTTATGCCGATCTCGATAATGATGGAGATGTGGATATGGTGGTTAATAATATGAATGAAGAAGCTTTTGTCTATCAAAATAAAACCATAGAACAACATATTGGAAATGGTATCCGAATCAAATTGGTCGGTGAAGGCAAAAATCTAAAATCATTCGGTGCGCGGGTTCTTGCAGCTTATGGTGAGGGCAAAATCCAAATGGCTGAAATCATTAATGCCCGAGGATATATGTCTTGTTCAGAACCGATTTTACATTTTGGTATTGGGGATTACGATCATGTGGATTCTATTTTTGTTCGCTGGCCAAGTGGTAAATACATGCGCGTCGACAACATCAAAAAAAATACGGTGACGACACTGTATGAGAAAGATGCAACTACAACAATGGAAGAACAATTACTTCAAATCGTACCTTTTATACTCACGGATGAAATCACTGAAGAATGTTTTAAAAATGCAGCTCATGCAGAGAATAGCTATAATGATTTCAAAAGAGAAGTATTGATCCCTTATAAACAATCCACGCTTTGA